The genomic stretch CAACATGAAAAATGCGAGTCATACTGTGGACGGCACATGCACGGATGCTGATACTGCGACTGACCTCCTATGAAAATGTGATTTTGACCAATGCAAAAATCTTAAACTGACTTTTGAAGATCttaatgtaaacaatgttcAGGGTGGAGGTTTTATCTTTTGTATCATAAAAGTGCACTATACAGTAcgtgtctttattttctctctaatATCCCATAATGCATGCAATAGTACAGTGCAACCTGTAAGTAACTAAAGTGACACAATGTGCACACAGgatttttgaaataaataattttagagTGCAACGTCATCTTTAAGATATTTGCATCCAAATTGGAGCAAAATTTTACTCCTGCAGTCCTCCACACTGAAGTAGGTTGTGTTACTGATTGATTGCTTACATAGAGCGCTGATCTTTGCAATTTATTTACAAGATATCGTCTTAGAAATACTTAAATAACTGTGTAAATTATTATACTCTTAGCAGtagaatatgtaaaaaaaaatatgtaaacacTGCATCACAACTTTGCGGGAATTTCTAAGCAGAAAAAGTGGTCTGGTATTTCCATTCCAGGGCGTTGGGTGTACCTGTAAATATATCCTCATTCATACGCTTACTTCAGTCATCCTAGGATCCCAGAGGAAATGACACGTTACCAGATCAGTTtaatttctttctctgttaTTGTTCATTAATCTGTATGaaaattcttaaataaatatctccttATATCTTATTTTGAGTCTTGTTTATGATTTAAAAGTGCACTACAGgcattcacaaataaaaaaaaatatttagatggAATCTCAAAATGACAGAGACACTGTGGTGGTTTGTACTAACATTGGAGTTTAGTTTGAGTAAAAGATTTGTTTACTCCATTTGTTTAATTTAGACTTGAGTTTTGTTGCAGCACTTGATCTTAATCATGGCTTAAGAAATCAGATTAAAACTGAATCtgaacatttacatcatttgtcagatgcccttatccagaacgatgtacaaaagtgcttaagtctctatcattaactctggttcactagggtacatacttaagatactacgagtctaaaacactgttcaaaatgttatatatatatatatacaaaaaacagggaagaaagtgctagttgaagtgtttcatgaataagtaggtcttcaaacGCTGTTttaaaatagccagtgactcagctgtccggacccctagaggaagttcattccaccaccttggtgccagatcAGAAGAGAGTCTTGTAgtgtacttgcctcttaccccgagagatggtggaaccagtcgagtaGTGCTGGTAGATCTAAGGGTGCGAGGCGCAATGCGAGGACTGaggagggctttgaggtaagagggagctggtcggtttttggctttgtaggcaagcatcagtgttttgaatccgATGTGtacagctactggaagccagtggagggatcacagcagcggggtggtgtgtgagaacttaggcaggttgaaaacaagccatgcagctgcatttttgaTCATTCACAGAGGAAGAATTGCGTTCATAAAACCTCCCAGCAGTGAGGTGCAGCagtccagtcttgagatgacaagagactgaacaagtacctgagcagcctgtgtggacaaaaatggccaaatcctgtgtgtcacattagcaacatgagaggaaaaggacagttcaTTGTCCATAGTTACCCCAAGGTTACGAGCTGTGGCTAAAGGGGAgatcagttttgctaggattgagctttaacgtCATCCATGTCCATGATGACTACACAGTTCGATACTGGAAcaaaactgaaacaaaccatttatggcatttagcagacacccttatccatagtgacttacaatttatacaactgagcacttaagggataagggcctttctcaggggcacAGCAGTGTCAGTTtcgtggacctgggattcaaaactcataaccttctggtctaccacatcccacaataaATGTGGCATACCACAAACCACATACTGTCATGTATAGCGAAGACAAAAATAGTTGATATTGTGACAGTTTCTGCACCGATTTGGACCTGTTTTGTTCAGTCTATattcagcattgaatgtctATCTTCTCACACTCCGCAGTGGTGTTTAGTTTATAATATAGTAGTCGTCTCAGATGTAGATTTTATAAGTATTGTTTCTATCTAGCTTAATAGaggtgatatatatatatatatatatatatatacacacacacacacacacacacacacacacacacacacacacacacacacacacacacacaaatgtttcacCTCCAAATTAAATGGTTAATTATCAAAACCCGTTTCTGGCCCCGTcattatcttcaaccactataattctgtgtaaggtaataaaaagcaggaaaataatctgcttttgaaTCATACcacattttttgttaatattcATGGAAATCggctctattattattattattattatatgctcCTAACCGTGAGTTTTGACCACCAAGCATTAGAGCGTGATGTTAGAGCGCCCTCTGGCGTAGACTTTCTGTGATAACAGCCCATaagtatttatgtttattaataattgattcttttatttttgttaatgtaTACAAAGTGCACGTActtgtataaataatataaataaattaaaaatggtaAATCGATAGTATGTGACATGACATGTCTTAAAGGAAGAAACATAGCTTCAAAAACAGAACTCAAATCAGTCATGTAATAAAATTCTTAGTATGAGAAAAGTTATGAGCAAATATACTTTATTAGATGACCGGTCTATGTTTCCAGTACATGTTATAACGAGTAACAAACATTGCTAAAGCTACCATATTGCTCCTGTAGCTGAGCTGAAGGGAAACATTGCTGCACCGTAGTGTTACAGGGGAAAaacagaagggaaaaaaaaagaagaaaaacaaagaatttgGAACAAAAgagttttgtatattttgaaaatattatGAATAACACTCTCCAGAATCCAAGAAAATAAGTGAAAAAGGTAATCCTTCACCAAAAATGAATATACATTACGAAACTGGACCTAAATGCCAAGACAAGGCCACAGATCAGAAGATGATAATATAATGATGAAGGGCTAAAACTACTAGGATTGTTTGCTTTTAAGATAAAGACCAGTGAGTCAGTTTGTCATTTGATAAGACCATTTACTTATGTGAAAGCGTTCGTCttgacaaaagaaagaaaagcgaaaTACTTTCTAGAATTCAGTAGAGATAATCAAAACTGTTGCAAATTAATATTTCATTCACTTAGtatcagtgaaaaaaaaaagctgtgtcATTCTGGTCACATGACGAATAAGATCAGCCCTGTTGAGCAGTGACGCAAGTCACATGGTCACTTAAGTCAATTGAAAAAGTCCCTGCCTTGTTACTGGGTGTAATCTGAGACAACCGGTCAAACCAGTCTGTCGTGTTAGTACGAAAAACATCCGCTGACTCATTTACCACGTCTCACATGGCATGCACACTAAAGGAATATTAACATCttaagtctttattattattttttttaactcatatTCTCGTTattaattgaaaagaaaaaaaaatccatatgaaTGACAGTAAATTTAAGttaaaaggagtgtgtgtggtgatgacatcacagcttCTGGGCGTGGCGATGCTGTAgctataatacattatattacatagCAGAAAGGCCATATATGGAAAGTGATTTAAAAAGAGATTATAGTAATAGTCTAGGGAAAGTCTGGACTTATTGTCTTCAAATTCAATCAGATCCTTTACGTTGTGATGTTATGAGTAAAATAACCTCCACCAGAAAGACAGCAGCGCATTTCTTTTTTCGCATGAGGTAAATCTTACACTGATGTCTGAAGTAATCAAAAATCATTGCTTCGGATGAAGAAGTCGTGTGTATAATCTGAccagggctttttttttcttctgaagaTCCCATCACACGGATTTCCAGATGTGAGCGTTTGAGAGATTAGGTCTTCTTCTTGAGCTCTTCAAAGCGCCGTGACAGGTCGTCAAAGTCAATGTCGTCAGATGGACCGGGATTGCCGCCCAAGGACGAGTTGGGTAGCGTGTCGGGAACCGAGGGAAGCTCAGGAAGGACGTTGTTGTCGTAGTTGTGAGCAGACGGGCCAGGGCCTACACAGGGAAACGCACAGTGAGGTGACCGGGGGAAACTTCTACAACCACAATGTGAGACAGAGGATACTGATACATACCTGGAACAACCTGGGGAGAAGCAGAGGGTCTGAGAGACAAATCATCAACcttcaataaaaacaaaatacatgttagagagaattaaaagCATCATACTGATCTGTAAATTATTGGTGAGATTGTGGGGTTAGTGTGTTATTCCTTAAAGGATAAAGAAATCTCATTCCAGCTCTGTATTTTTCTAGTAGTAGGCAAAAAATTAGAGCATGTTAACTGCTGGATTCTTAATCACCTGATTTAAAGATCAGACCTAGACACTAGATACGAGTGAGTGTAAAAGTTTGTACCCCTGTGCCTGTAAATAAGGTTTAGTTTCTTtatccacacacatacacaatatcagaggagggagagaggaaggacGGAAGgatagaaggaaggaagggaggaaggacggaaggaaggaagaaaggacggaaggaaaaaaggaaggcGAGAACAAACAAATCAAGTCAGGAAGGAAGTAACTCAGGAAGTCCAGAGACTTAGCAGGAAGGGAGAGGAGCAGGATGTCAAGGAAGTTCAAACTTTTACACTTGACTCTAGAGCAGTGATTCAGGCTAAAAATGAAGGTGTCCATGCACCACTCCACTTACTCCAGCATCTAAACCTTCTTGTCTCTCCAAACGATCAGATTTGGTAAATATTAAGACTCAGGTAttagattgaaaaaaaaaaaaagaggacgcAAAGCAGCGATAAGACACAGTGCACATGAACCAAAATAAACTCCTCTTTCCTGAAAGGCCAAAAAGACGTCCTGGGTCTGCTGGAATGGTGAAGAGGGGGCAGGGGTACTTGCACTTACAGACTCGTAGGTTGGGGGGCAGCTGGGGAGCTGAGGCGGCTGCCCTCCCCTCACTGGAGGCTGGAAGTTGTTAAAGCCAACATCATAGGTGCCAGCAGGAGCACCGAAGGGATCCTATACATAGAGTGAAATAAAAGCATGCTGGCTAAATTAGCAGTAATATACCATGTGACTGATAAAGAGGAGCGACTGTGACTATGACTGTGGCTCATATAGAGGCGTGACTCACAACTCCTTTGGGTGTAGGGTAGCTGAAGGCTGTATGTGTTGGCATGGGCATGGGCATGGGCATGGGCATAGGCATAGCAGCGGCCGGAGCAGTAAACCCTCCACCACCTCCGCCTCCACCGCCACGCTTCTTAAAGTCACTGTCCACATCTATAAGGTCTGCTTCCTCTCCGACCTCCGGCTAGAAAATCAACACTGAATTATACACAATCGCTTAAATAAACCTCGGCATGAAGTGACACCTAGAGAAGTATTGGTGCACCTTACCCGCACCATGGCGTCCGGCTCGT from Tachysurus fulvidraco isolate hzauxx_2018 chromosome 2, HZAU_PFXX_2.0, whole genome shotgun sequence encodes the following:
- the ist1 gene encoding IST1 homolog isoform X2 is translated as MLGGGFKGERLRVNLRLVINRLKLLEKKKTELAQKARKEIADYLSAGKDERARIRVEHIIREDYLVEAMEILELYCDLLLARFGLIQSMKELDPGLQEAVSTLIWAAPRLQSEITELKLVSDQLCAKYSKEYGKLCRTNQIGTVNDRLMHKLSVEAPPKILVERYLIEIAKNYNVPYEPDAMVRPEVGEEADLIDVDSDFKKRGGGGGGGGGFTAPAAAMPMPMPMPMPMPTHTAFSYPTPKGVDPFGAPAGTYDVGFNNFQPPVRGGQPPQLPSCPPTYESVDDLSLRPSASPQVVPGPGPSAHNYDNNVLPELPSVPDTLPNSSLGGNPGPSDDIDFDDLSRRFEELKKKT
- the ist1 gene encoding IST1 homolog isoform X1, giving the protein MLGGGFKGERLRVNLRLVINRLKLLEKKKTELAQKARKEIADYLSAGKDERARIRVEHIIREDYLVEAMEILELYCDLLLARFGLIQSMKELDPGLQEAVSTLIWAAPRLQSEITELKLVSDQLCAKYSKEYGKLCRTNQIGTVNDRLMHKLSVEAPPKILVERYLIEIAKNYNVPYEPDAMVRPEVGEEADLIDVDSDFKKRGGGGGGGGGFTAPAAAMPMPMPMPMPMPTHTAFSYPTPKGVDPFGAPAGTYDVGFNNFQPPVRGGQPPQLPSCPPTYESVSASTPAPSSPFQQTQDVFLAFQVDDLSLRPSASPQVVPGPGPSAHNYDNNVLPELPSVPDTLPNSSLGGNPGPSDDIDFDDLSRRFEELKKKT